The sequence TATTTAGATTCCCTATCTAATAAAGGAATTGTTGATTATGATTTCAATAAAAAATATGTTATTTCGGATAATATGCTTAAAACATGGTTGAGCATCAAAAAAGAACAAAACGGAAGGTATCCTTTATAACTATTCTAAATAGATTGTTTAAATAGTTGATGATTTCAAAGAATTCAATCTCAATGATAGACAAATTGATGCTTTACTTAAGATGAATAATGAAAATATGTCATTTACTTATAAATCATATGAAAATCAATATGATATATCTAAATCAACAGCAAAACGTGATTTATCAAATTTAATGAGTCATAATCTAATTAGAAGAATAATTATTGACCAAACATATTATTTCATGATTTGAATGGGGGTTCAAAATTTAACCAAAAAATGAACCCCTTGGAATTAATAATATAATGATTAATATAATTGAATAGAATGTAGTTAACAATTAAATTATCAAACCTATATTTAATTAAATGGTAGTGACATTTATCTTAGAAAAAAATGAACCCCACTTAATTAATTCAGAGGTCTTTATTTTTTGAATTATAGTTGTTTACTAAACTTTTATTATAGATAAGTGACAAATAACATATTATGTCTGGAAAATCTAAAATAAATTTATTTAATAAAATGAGTAAAGAAGAGTTAAACAATGAAATGAGTCAATATGTTGCATTTTATCGTTATTATCAGCGATTGATTGCGATTAAATTTATAACAGAAGGCCATACAATACAAGATGCAGCAAATTTACTTAACATTTCTTACCCAACTGTTCACAGATGGGCTAAATCCTGTGAAATGGGTGGATTAGATGGTTTAAAACCATCTTTTGGAGGTGGAAGACCATCAAAATTATCTTATGAACAACAAGTAGAATTAGATAATATCATTGAAAATACTCCTAATTTATCAATGAAAAATGTTCAACAAATAGTTAAAGAAAAATTCAATGTAGAATACAGTTTAAAACAAATAGGAGTCATAGTAAGAAAATTAGGATATAATTATAGCAAAGCATATCCTATTTTTACTAAAACTCCAAAAGATGCTAAAAAACAATTAAAAAAAACTTAGAAAAATTTAATGTAAGTGAAAATGATATAATTATCTTATTTGATGAATCAGCATTCATAAACGAACCTTATAACTCTAAATCATTATATAAATCTGGAACAAAACATAAAAAATTCAGTAAAAATCCATTATAAATTTAAAATAAATGCCACAGGATCTCTAGCAATAAATGGTAATTCAACAATAACAATTACAAATTCTTCAACAGCTCCAGAAATAGCAATATCCCTATTAGAATTAAGAAAAGCTAATTCAACAAATATTGAGTTTGTTAAATTATTGAATAATATTTTAAAAAATGTAAAAAATCTCAGATGAAGAAATAGATAAAGATTCAACCACAACATATAGTCAGAATCATTGGAAAACATTGCAAAAGAGAATCAATAAAAAACGTGAAAAAAAGAAGAGAAATATGGAGAAATATAATCTTAAAAAATTTATTAAAAGAAGATCTACAAAAGAAATTACTCAATGAAAAAAGAATATGTTTAATTTTAGACAATTTCAGTGTTCATAAATCTGCATTTATATAAAAAAATAGCTAAAATTCTTAATATTAAACTAATTAATATCCCACCTTATTCTCCACACTTAAATCCTATAGAACAACTATGGAGAATAATGAAAAATATAATTCGCAACGAATACTTAAAATCCAAAGAACATCTAAAAGAACTAGTCAAAAAAACATTCAATGAAATTGTTGAAAACAATAATATTACAACACATTGGTACGAAACATTTATATTAAAAGTTTAGTAACTAACTATAATGATAATTATTAATTTTTCAAAATGTGTTATTTTTTAATCATATCTTTTTATAATTTATTACGATTTAAAGTGTGTTGGCAGAAATTATTAGTTTTTAATCATTGTTCATTTTTTACTAAGTTTACATTTTTTTATTAAATTTTGTTCAATTTCGTGATTTATTTTTTTTTGATTATTTTTTAATTTAATTACATTATTTCAATTAAAATATAGTTTATCTTATGAATCCTTGTTAGTTTTTAATTATAAGGTTTATAAATTTTTTATTCTAACTATAATTTATTTAAATCTATTTATATTAGAAATTACATATATATAATTAATTTATAATGGATTTTATAATTATTTAATCAAATATATGTATCTTGCATCAACAATCGTTGATGGAACTTTTAATTACTTTAAAATTAAACGTAACACTTCAAATGTGGGAAAATCACCATTTAATCTAAAAGATATGATAAAACTAATTTTTTTATGAATATATTGTGCAAAAATTAAATAAAGATGAAATTAATAAGCTTAGAAAAACAGCAAGGAAATTTTTAAATGATAAAATCTAAAGATACGATTTATTTAACATTAGCAAATTTGAATTATTTGGATAATCTCGGCATATTCTACTTTAATATCCATACATCACAGCAAAATCGAGAATAATTTCTGATAAATTTACCATAAAAACCAATTTGCTTATAGATTATTTTTGATTTTGATGAATATAAAAAATGTTGTTATTTGTCCAGAAAAACATGAATTAACACTTGATGGTGAATATGATGCTCCATCTGAAAAGGGTGGAGGCAATAAACTCAAATTACTCTATTCTAAACTATTTTGCTTGCAGAAATTGCAAATTTGCAGGAATTTACTTTTACAAAAAATCATAGAAAAATAACTCGATATGTTCATGAAGTTGCATACAAAACTGAGAGATTAATGGCCACTGAAGAAGGAATAAAAGAATATATAATTACGTTCTAAAACTGTAGAAGCACATAATGGAACTTTCAAAAGAATTTATCATTTATGACGACATTCCAATAACTGGATTAAAAAGAGTTTAGAACTTAATGTTCACCATTGTAGCATCCTACAATTTAATATAGATTGTTTAGTCTAATTAAAGAAAATAATATTGATTTATTTACAGTTATTAATTCTATAAAGTTCATATCATTAAATTAAAAAAAGTTTTCATAAAAAAAGGAGAAATGAAAAATGTTCAAAATAAAATAATTTCTGCCAACACTCCTAAAGAAATTATATCTATAAGCCTATTAAATTTATTCCTTCAACTCTCTTAAATTCTTTATCAAAACTAATTAAATTGTTAATTCCTTCTTCTTTCATAATATAAATAATACTTGAATCCGTATAACTTAATTTAGTATCAAATTTTTCGTAAATTAACATATTAGAAGAATTAAAATTAGAATTATCATATTCATTAACAATATTAAAAACACTAACTAATAAATTAAAAGTTGAAATAGCTATTTTTAACCCTAATTTATTTCCTATAACAGTTATAACTTCATTAATAATAAGATTACTGATAAAGCATTCATTAGTTTCAGTTAATTCTAAATAATCTAAAGCCTCTTCATGTAAAGAATCATTATCATTAACTAAAGCTATAATAAAAGAAGAATCTAAAAAGATTTTCATAAATATAAACCTCTTTTTAAATTTACTGCATTGGTAACTTCTTTAGAACTTCCTAAACCTACTAAATCTTTAACAGAAGGTTTTTCAGATTTAACGGAAATAGTTATTGTTTTATCAGGATTTAAATCCCAACTTATAATGCTATTTTCAGAAATATTTAATTCTTTTCTAACTTTAGAAGGTATTGTTGTTTGATTATTTTTATAAACTTTAGTAACTCCTACATTAACCATAATAAAACCACCTATTAGAATATATATTTAATAGGTATTAATAAATATTACCTTTTAAAAAAATACTTTAAAATAATTATTTATTAATTAAAAAATGAATCTATTAGAAATATTTTAATCCGTTTTTATAAATTCTTCATAAGTATTAGATTTTAAAACATCTAAGAAAAATTTTTTCTTAACTGGTCCTAAGTTATCTAAAAAATCATCATAATACTTAGTTTTTTTGATTTTTTCATAATCATCTTTAATTAAATTGAATAATGGCTCTTTATATTCATTTGTAATATCTTTTAATGCAAATTTTGGACCATTAATCTTGTAAGCTAGTAAATCAAATTTATAAGTTTCATAAAAACCATTATCAATAAACCTTTTCATAAGTTCCACACCTGCAGGAACTGTATCAAGATATTTCTCATCAACGACATGGGTAATAGAATTTTCATGCTTTCGTCTACAATATAAATGTTTTTTTATAATTGAAATCCTTTTTGCTTTTAAATAAACCTCAAAAAAGAAAGGCATATCCTCAAAATAAATTCCTTCTGGAAACTCTGCCTTGATCGATTTTAAAAACTTGTTTTTATAAATTTTTTGACATGCACTAACTGATAAATCAAATAAAAAGTCTTTTGTTTTCTCAGGTGTAAAAACACAATCATTAAAGCTTTTTGTAAAGCTATTTAAATTGAACCAATCATTTTCGTATGTTTTTCCACTTTCATCATCATAATTAATTATCTGAAAGAATGTAATGTCTGTATTTTTTTTACTAGCTTCATTATAAGCTATTTCTAATGCATCTAACTTAAACCAATCATCACCATCAAGAAAAGCAATATATTCTCCTTTAGCTATTTTCATTGCATTATTTCGACTTGCTCCAAGACCCATATTTTCTTGATTTATAATTGTAATTCTCGAATCTTTTTTACAATAATCGTTAATAATATTTAGGCTATTGTCACTAGATCCATCATTTACTATGATTATCTCAATTTCTCTAATTGTTTGATTTATTAAGCTTTCAATAGCTTTTATAATGAATTTTTCTTCATTAAATACTGCTAATATTGCGGATATTTTTATTTTATTCATATGAATCCTTTAATTTAATTTTGTGCATGTTTTATATTATATTTATTGTATTATGAGAAAAGAAGATTTTTTTTAGAAAATGAAAACACATAACCAAAAAGTTTATATATAAATATAATTATACTAGTAATCACAATACAACTTCAAAATAAGTTGTGTTTTAATAAAGTATTTGGGAGTAGATTCCTAAATTTGAACTTTATTATTTAGTGGTAAGGTACTGTTAGATATAATTAACATATTAAATATTTTATTAATACTTTAATGACTGTTGTGCGTAACTGATACTATATGCATTGTATGATGGAAATAATTTGTAGTATATTAATTTAAAATGAGTACTGAATTTAGATGTAATTAGTAGCACAAATACCTTATCACTATAATTTAGAATTAAAATCGGAATTTCTTTTTTGAACAATATTTTTTTAATGTTTATTAACAATTTAATAACTATTTTTTAAAAATTAACGAAATCACTCTATTTACACTAGCTAATATAGGTGTCTTGGTATTATTTATGTCACTTTTGGAAAAACTCCAAATTCATTAAATTTTATATATAAAGTAAACGTATATTTTATGTAATAATATACGTTTAATAAGAAAAGATACGAAGTATTTATATATTAAAAAAATTAATAGTAAAACAAGGGTTTGTTGTTGAGAATTAATGGAGAAAAAATACCATGATTGAAACGGAGGAGTTAACAAG comes from Methanobrevibacter oralis and encodes:
- a CDS encoding glycosyltransferase family 2 protein, whose protein sequence is MNKIKISAILAVFNEEKFIIKAIESLINQTIREIEIIIVNDGSSDNSLNIINDYCKKDSRITIINQENMGLGASRNNAMKIAKGEYIAFLDGDDWFKLDALEIAYNEASKKNTDITFFQIINYDDESGKTYENDWFNLNSFTKSFNDCVFTPEKTKDFLFDLSVSACQKIYKNKFLKSIKAEFPEGIYFEDMPFFFEVYLKAKRISIIKKHLYCRRKHENSITHVVDEKYLDTVPAGVELMKRFIDNGFYETYKFDLLAYKINGPKFALKDITNEYKEPLFNLIKDDYEKIKKTKYYDDFLDNLGPVKKKFFLDVLKSNTYEEFIKTD
- a CDS encoding helix-turn-helix domain-containing protein; the protein is MSKEELNNEMSQYVAFYRYYQRLIAIKFITEGHTIQDAANLLNISYPTVHRWAKSCEMGGLDGLKPSFGGGRPSKLSYEQQVELDNIIENTPNLSMKNVQQIVKEKFNVEYSLKQIGVIVRKLGYNYSKAYPIFTKTPKDAKKQLKKT
- a CDS encoding transposase, with the protein product MFINLHLYKKIAKILNIKLINIPPYSPHLNPIEQLWRIMKNIIRNEYLKSKEHLKELVKKTFNEIVENNNITTHWYETFILKV
- a CDS encoding DeoR family transcriptional regulator, yielding MNNENMSFTYKSYENQYDISKSTAKRDLSNLMSHNLIRRIIIDQTYYFMI
- a CDS encoding AbrB/MazE/SpoVT family DNA-binding domain-containing protein, with amino-acid sequence MVNVGVTKVYKNNQTTIPSKVRKELNISENSIISWDLNPDKTITISVKSEKPSVKDLVGLGSSKEVTNAVNLKRGLYL
- a CDS encoding type II toxin-antitoxin system VapC family toxin, whose amino-acid sequence is MKIFLDSSFIIALVNDNDSLHEEALDYLELTETNECFISNLIINEVITVIGNKLGLKIAISTFNLLVSVFNIVNEYDNSNFNSSNMLIYEKFDTKLSYTDSSIIYIMKEEGINNLISFDKEFKRVEGINLIGL